Below is a window of Mycobacterium dioxanotrophicus DNA.
CTTGATGCCCCAATCCCGCAGTCGTTCGATCAAGTAGTCACCGACGCTCGTCGTCATGCCGCCTCCTGGTCTGTCGCGCTCCGTTCGCCGAGTACCCGCCTGCCTGCAGGAGTAACCGCCGCAACCGCTGGGTAATCCGCAGACATGACTGCTGACGGCGCGGTTGAGACGGTCCTTCCTGACGAGGTCAGAGAAGGCGATGTCATCAGGGATCCGGCAGCCGCCCGGTGGTTCACCGTGAACGAGATCCAGGTGGTTGCCGGCGAGGGCGCCGGCGTGTTCAGCTTCTACGACAAGAGCCCCGACGACGCGGTGACCGTGGCAGGCGACGAGCGGCTGACGCGACGCAGGTCGCCGCCAGGCGTTTGATGCAATCGCCTCCGGGTACGTCAGCGCCATGGCTGAAACACCGTTGCAAGTACTGGGACTGATCTGCACACTCAAACCCGGCCCGGCGGACTCCAGCAGCGCGCTGATGGCTCAGCACGTCATGGATGCGTTCGCGCCGTGGGGTGTCACCTACGGGTTGGAGCGGTGTGCCGATTACCACATCGCTCCGGGTGTCGCGGCGGATATGGGCGACGGCGACGAGTGGCCGACCTTGCGCCGGCAGGTGCTCGACGCCGACATCCTGCTCATCAGCACTCCGGTCTGGCTCGGACATCCGTCGAGCGTGGCACAGCGCGTCCTGGAGCGCCTCGACGCCGAGCTCTCCGAGAAGGGCGACGGCGGGCGACCGATACTCGCAGGCAAAGTGGCGATCGTGAGCGTCGTGGGCAACGAGGACGGAGCTCACAAGACGGTGGCCGACCTGTTCCAGGGTCTCAACGACGTCGGCTACACCATTCCCGCGCAAGGCTGTACCTACTGGAACGGCGCCGCGATGGAGTCCACCGACTACAACGAACTCGACACCGTTCCCAGCGCGGTCGCGGCCGCGACCCAAGCGGCGGCACGCAACGCCGCACACCTGGCTCGCGCGCTCAAGGCCTCGCAGTATCCGCCCTACGAGTAACCCTGGTGGCGAAACCATCACGTGCGGAACAAGTTTGACGCATCGTCGCGTTTTGACGCCGTCACCTGCGGGTATCCCACCCGCGACAGGAGTTGAGCGCCATGAGGAAAACGCAGGGCAAAGACAACGTCGTGCACTCGGGAACGCGACACCACCATCGCGGCCGCAGCCCGCAGTCGATGGCATTGACAGCCGGCTGCCGAATCATCGTCAAGAACGCCGTGCGGCTGTGGGCACTGCAGCCGAATCTGCACTGGCCGTTCGACTCCATCGACCGCATCGCCGGCTGGGCCCCGCACCCGCCTGCGGTATCGATACGCCGGGTCGAACTACCCACCTGCCCCGCTGAGTTGGTGTGCGCGCCAGGGACGTCCGCGCGTCGCGCGGTGCTGTACCTGCACGGCGGGGCGTTTTTGACCTGTGGCCTCAACACGCACAGATCACTCGTCGCCAGGTTGTCGAGTGCGGCCGACGCCGAGATTCTCAACGTCGGCTACCGCATGTTCCCTTCGTACGGACCGTCGGCCGCTGTTGCCGATGCGCTCGACGGGCTGCGCTGGCTCCTACGCCGCGGATACCGTGACCACGAAATCGTACTCGCGGGCGACTCGGCCGGCGGATACCTCGCGCTGGCGACCGCGCTCGAACTCCTACACCGCGGGCGCACCCCCACGGCCGGCGTGGTCGCGATCTCGCCGTTGACCGATCTCGATTCGGCGCACCGGCTGGCACAGCCTCATTCGCGATGCTCGATGTTCACCGCCCGCGCGATGACGGCATTCTCTCGCTATCTCACCGCGCAACGTCGGGGCCGCTTCAACCGGCGGATCGTCTCACCCGTCGATGCGGACCTGGAGAACATGCCGCCGGTGTCGATCCACGTGAGCACGGATGAATTCCTGCTGTCCGACGCGGAATTGATGTATCGGCGGATGGTCGATGCGGGCGCGCAGTGCGACCTGCACCTGTGGGACGGTCAGATCCACGACTTCCCACTGGCCGCAGACATCCTGCCGGAAGGACGGCGGGCACTTCGTTACGTCGGCGATTTCGTGAAGCGAGTTACGCCCGCGTCAGTCGAGGACGCGGTAGCCCGGGATTACGCGAGGGCCGCCTCTCTCTGACCGCCGATTCACCGGTTTGCCTTCGTCCGCCTCGGGTACTCAGCGCGGAGGTCCCACCATGAGAGGAATCGCGGTGAACAACACCCCAAACCCGAAGCAACAACAACTCGAAGGCGCCCGAGTCGACAACGGCAAGGGGTATTTGACCACCCAACAGGGCGTGCGGATCGACCACACCGATGACGCCCTGACAGCCGGTGAACGCGGGCCGACCCTGCTGGAAGACTTCCACGCCAGGGAGAAGGTGACCCACTTCGACCACGAGCGCATTCCGGAACGGGTCGTGCACGCCAGAGGTGCTGGTGCATATGGCTATTTCGAGCCGTATGACGATGGCCTGGCGGATTTCACCGCAGCGAAGTTCCTCACCACACCGGGCTTGCGAACGCCGGTGTTCGTCCGGTTCTCCACCGTGGCAGGCTCACGCGGCTCGGCCGACACCGTCCGTGACGTTCGCGGGTTCGCCACGAAGTTCTATACCGAACAAGGCAACTACGACCTTGTCGGCAACAACTTCCCCGTCTTCTTCATCCAGGACGGCATCAAATTCCCCGACTTCGTCCACGCGGTCAAACCCGAGCCGCACAACGAGATTCCGCAGGCCGCATCGGCGCACAACACCCTGTGGGATTTCGTGTCGCTGCAGCCGGAGACGCTGCACGCGATCATGTGGTTGATGTCCGACCGCGCGCTTCCCCGCAGCTACCGGATGATGCAGGGGTTCGGCGTGCACACGTTCCGCCTCGTGAACGCCTCCGGCCAAGGGGTTTTCGTCAAGTTCCACTGGAAGCCGCTGCTCGGCGTGCATTCGCTCATATGGGAGGAATGCCAGCAGATCGCCGGCAAGGACCCCGATTTCAACCGACGCGATCTGTGGGAGGCCATCGAGGCCGGGCACTATCCGGAATGGGAGCTCGGGGTGCAACTGATTCCCGAGTCCGACGAATTCGACTTCCCCTTCGACTTGCTCGACGCCACCAAGATCGTTCCGGAGGAACGGGTGCCGGTGCTTCCGGTGGGACGGATGGTGCTGGATCGCAATCCGGACAACTTTTTCGCCGAGACCGAACAGGTGGCGTTCCACACGGCCAACCTGGTGCCGGGAATCGATTTCACCAACGATCCGCTGCTGCAGTTCCGCAACTTCTCGTACCTCGACACGCAGCTCATTCGGTTGGGCGGTCCGAACTTCGCCCATCTTCCCGTCAACCGTCCGATCGCCGATGTCCGCAACAACCAGCGCGATGGCTACAGCCAGCACACGATCGCCCAGGGACCGACGAGCTACTACAAGAACACCCTCGGCGGCGGCTGTCCTGCCCTTGCCGACGAGGATGTCTTCCGGCACTACACCGAACGCGTCGACGGCCACAAGATCCGCCGGCGCGCGGAGAGTTTCAAGGACTACTACAGCCAACCACGGTTGTTCTGGGACAGCATGTCCGCGGTCGAGGCCGAGCACATTGTCGCCGCGTTCGCATTCGAACTCGGCAAAGTCGGGCCCGAGACCGGCATACGGCCGCGGGTGGTCGAACAACTCAACCTGATCGACCACGATCTCGCCGCGCGGGTCGCGGCGAAGCTGGGCCTGACCGCACCGGCAGAAGTATCCATCGACGTCCGTCACGCACCGTCACCCGCCTTGTCCCAGCTCAATGCGGTCCCGCACACGATAGACACCCGACGCATCGCCGTCCTGGCGGCAGGCGGGGTCGATGTCCGTGGGATCGAGCGCGCAGCTGCGGCGCTGCGCCGGCTCGGTGCGACGGTCGACATCATCAGCACGGTCGGCGGCGGCACGGTGTGGTGCGACACCGGCCACGAACTCGCCGTGGACCTGGGCATCAACACCACCTCGTCGGCCCTCTACGACGCGGTCCTCGTACCCGGCGGAGCGGAATCCGTCGAACAGCTGACACAAGACGGGTCGATGATTCACTTCGTGAGCGAGGCGTACAAGCACCTCAAGCCCATCGCCGCATTCGGCGCCGGCATCGATGTGCTGCAGGCGGCCGGTGTGAGAACTCGGGTGGCCAACGGATCCGGAGCCGTGTCGGACGACGGGGTCATCACGTCGCGCACGAGCGGCGACGACCTCGACGATGCGTTCATCGGCGCACTCGTCGGAGCGGTCGAACGTCATCGGGTATGGGACCGCGTGACCGACATGATTCCTGCCTGAGAATCGCCGTCCCACTTGTCTGTGACAATTCTGCAAACACTCTCGTCAATTAGGGATGACCTGGGCTTTTACCGCCCGAATTTGCGCAAGCAACCATGAGAAATCCCTTATGCCGATTGTCCATAACGCCGCCGCGACGTAGAGTCATGATCAGGTTGAGTTAGCAGCCAAACACGCGCGTTGGCGCGCAGAGCTACGTGACTCCCTGCGCCCATTGCTTTGAAAACCCAGAGCTCGTTTGCGTGCCATGTATGAATCGACGTTTTTCGATTGATGGAGGCAACGTGTCAATAGTCAACGTGGCGCCCCCCACTGCCGCTGGGCAGTCCGCTCACCGTGGCGACCAGATGGCAGGCTTCAGCACCCGCTGGGTCCGGCCATCGACGGCACTGGTGACCGTCGGCGGCGAACTCGACGCCGCCAACGCCCGCCAATTCGCCGAGTATGCGATGGGGCACATCAGCCGCAGCAAAGAGCTCATCCTCGACCTGCAATCCGTGCAATTCTTCTCGGTGTCCTGCGTTCCCACGCTTCACAACCTGAACATGCGCTGCGCGCGGGAAGGTGTCGGCTGGGCGTTCGTACCGAGCGCCGCAGTGTTGCGGGTCCTCCGAATCTGCGATCCCGATGAACAATTACCCGCCGCACCAACGATCAAGATTGCCTTGTCGAGGCTGCGCAACGGGTTCCCGCCCAGCGCTCCGTACGGGAGCATCGCAACGAATGCCATCTTTGCTGTCTGATCGGCCGCATCCAGGCCGACGTCGGTCGAGATGCGCCTGCGCCGCAGCGTAGTCGGCGGTCCAGGTCTACACCGGGTACGTCGTGGTCGTGGTTTCAGCTACCACACCGACGACGGCCAACGGGTGACCTCGCCGAAGGTGCTGCAACGTATAGAGGAGCTGGTGATCCCGCCGGCCTGGAACAACGTATGGATCTGTCAGCGTCCCGACGGTCACATCCAGGCCGTCGGGACCGACGCGGCGGGCCGCCGTCAGTATCTCTACCACCCGCAGTGGCATGAGGACCGGAGCGAAGAGAAGTTCGATCGCGTCCTGGAAATGTCTGCGCGGCTACCGGACTGGCGTGCCGCCGTGGCGGCGGACCTGCGGCGGCCGGGACTGTCGATGGAGCGGGTGCTCGCTGTCGGCCTGCGGCTGCTGGATCTCGGCTATTTCCGTGCCGGCGGTGATCAATACGCGGAGGAAAACAATTCTTTCGGCATCGCGACGCTGATGGGCGAACACGTCACCGTACATTCGGGCTCAGTCGAATTCGACTATCCCGCGAAAAGTGGTGTGCGTCGCGTCCTCGACATCAAAGACCCGGACACGGTCCGCGCCGTCCGCAGTCTGCGACGCGCGGCCGGATCTGATCATCGCCTGCTGTCGTACCGGAACGGGGACGGGTTCAGCACGGTTCACGCCGACGATCTCAACGCTCGGTTCAAGCAGATGGTCGGTGACGAATACACGGTCAAGGACCTACGCACTTGGCACGGAACGGTTTTGGCGGCTGCGGCATTCGCCGACGCCGATCCCCCGGTCCACGAGAAAGTGATCAAGCGGGTCGAGGCTGCGGTGATGCGCGAGGTCGCCGAGGAACTCGGCAACACGCCGGCCGTTGCGCGCAGCGCCTATGTCGACCCGCGCGTGCCGAAGGCCTATCGGGATGGCCTCACGATCGCGACGAGTGTCCGGCGATCAGCGCACACCAAGGACGCCGACAAACGCCAGGCCATTCTGGGGCGCGGCACAGCACGACTGATCCGCAAGGTGGCGCACTAGCCCTTGGGCACCAATGAGGTGACCGTCGCAGAACCCACCCACCTCGTCAGAATCCAGGTACTTTTCCGTTGCCGAGGTACCTGAGCCCGGCATGCCTGATCTCGGTGGGGTCGAGAAGGTTTCGCGTGTCCAGCACCACAGCAGCCGGTGCCTGCCCGGCAATCCGGAACCAGTCCAGGTCGCGGAACTCCGGCCACTCGGTGAAGACGACGATCGCGTCCGCCGCCTTGGCGGCGAGGTATGCGTCGTCGACAGCGCCGATAGACGACCGGCGCAACGTATCTTGGTCGATCATCGCCAGCCGTGGGTCGTAACCACTCACCTGCGCGCCCAGACTTGCCAGCCGGTCGCTGATGAAGAGCGCGGGCGAATCTCGCACATCGCAGGTGCCCGCCTTGAAGGTCAGACCGAACGCCGCGATCCGCGCTGTCGCGAGCGGACCGGCCATCGATTGCGACAGGGCCGCCACGATGCGGTCGGCCTGGCCCAGGTTCGTATCGCGGGCCGAGGCCACCTCGGCCAGTTCGACCCCGTTGCGGCGCCCGGTATCCAACAGCGCTGCAGTGTCTTTGGGCAGACAGGAGCCGCCCCAGCCTGGGCCGGGCTGCAGGAAGTGCTTACCGATCCGGACATCGGCACCCATACACCGGGCCACATCTGCGACATCGGCGCCGACGCGCGAGCACAGCTGCGCCAGCGAGTTCGCGTACGAGATCTTCACTGCCAGAAACGCGTTGCTGGCGTACTTGGCGAGTTCGGCGCTCTCCGGGCTCATCCGCAGCACCTCGGTGTCTCCCACGCCGTAGACCGTCTGCAGCACGTCTGCGGCCCGGTCATCGGCCGCTCCGATCAGGATCCGATCGGGATGGCGGAAGTCGTAGATCGCGTGGCTCTCCCGCAAGAACTCGGGGTTGGACACCGCCGAGATGCCGGTGCCGTGCAATCGGTCGATCACCATGCGGGTCGTGCCCACCGGCACAGTGGATTTCATCACCACCACCGCCCCGGGGTGCAAGGTCCGGTTCAGCTGGCCGACGGCCGCATCGACAGCAGTGATGTCTGCGGATCCATCTGGCCGGCTCGGGGTGGGTACGCAGACGAACACCACCTCGCACTCGGCCAAGTCCTCGAAACGCCCACTGAATCTCAGGGTCCCGTCGCGCAGCGTCGAAGCCAGCAGCTGCGGAAGGCCCGGTTCGTCGATCGGCGCCTCGCCGGCCGTCAATGTACGCACCCGCTGTGCGTCGACGTCGACGCAGACAGTGGCGTGCCCGCGTTCGGCAAGACATACCGCGGAGGTGAGCCCGACATATCCGGCGCCGACAACTCCGATCCTCATGTCTTCACCCCCAGGACGCCCTCGACCGCTTCGAGGACCCGCTGCGGGGTGATCAGCAGCAGCCCGCGATGGGGCTCGTCACCGTGCGGATCGCCTCTGTCCCCCGCCCACAGCGCGACATGCTCGCCGGGGCCGCGCGGTCCCCAGAGCTTCGGCGGGGTCGGGCCGAACAACAGCACCGACGGGGTACCCGTCGCGGTGGCGATGTGCCCGACCCCCGTGTCGCCGCAGATCAACAGGCGGCAATCGCTGATCAACGCAACCAGGCCGAGGAGCCCGAGAGTGCCTGCCAAAACGGCCGATTGGGGCAGTCCCGCCTGATCGGCCACCGCCCGGGCGAGTTCGATCTCGTTGCTGTCGCCGGTGAGGACTACGTCGTAGCCGGAATTGCGCAACGCCGCGGCCACCGTGGCGAATCGGTCCACGGGCCACCGGCGGGCCGCCGTCGTGGCACCTGGGTGGATGACCACCACGCCGGAGCGGTCGGGGTAGCCTGGCGGCCGACTGATCGCCAGATCCTCTGGATCGCAAGCGATCCCGTACCACTGAAGCAGGGCGCACCAGCGGTCGACCTCGTGCAGGTCGGCGCGCCATGGCGGTCCCTGCACATCGGGATGATCAGCGTGACGATGGCTGAGCATCGATTTCGGTTGCAGCGACGTGAGGTCTGCGATGCTCTCGGGCCCGCTGCCGTGCAGGTTCACCGCGATGTCAGGTACCCGCTGCCGGGGATGCAGGCGTCCCAGACCCGGTGTGGGATCGAGTTCGTCGATCGCCCCCGACAGCATGGCCAGCCGAGAGAACCGCTCCGGCGCGGCAAGTACGATGCGTGCGTCCGGATACGCTCGCCGCAACCCACGCAGTGCCGGAAACCCCGTCAGCAGGTCGCCGAGGCCCAGCGCCCGCAGGACGAGGACATGCGGCGAGTCCGCCGAACTCACGGCCATGACGATTCCGTCGAGGCACAGACCACGAGTTCGCGGATCTCACAGCCGGCGGGCTGCGATAGCGCGAAAACTACTGTCTCCGCGACGTTTTCCGGTTTGTTCAGCACGGCGTCGGTCGGCGGCTTGTACTGGTCGGACCGGCCGTCGAAGAACGGCGTGTACATGCCGCCGGGTATCAGCATCGTGACCCCGACCTCTCCGGCGAGTTCGGCCGCCAACGCGCGGCTGAACCCGACGACGCCGAATTTCGATGCGCAGTATGCGGTTGCATCGCTGACCGCCTTGATGCCCAGGGTCGACGCGCACGTCACGATGCGGCCGCCACTGGCCTTGAGGAAGGGTAGCGCAGAGCGGACGACGGCCGCCGTGCCGAGCAGATTGACGTGGATCACCCGTTCCCAGTCCTTCGCGCTGACATCGGCCAGCTTGCCGCAGGAATCGATGCCCGCGGCGGTGAACAGTCCGTCGATCCTTCTGTCGGCCTGATCGGCCAGCAGGCACACCGCGGAATCGACCGCTTCGGTATCAGCGAGGTCGGCAGCCTGATATGGGACGTCGGCCTGTGGCCGCTTACGGTCGATGACCATCGGTGTCCCACCATGGCGCGCAACGGCTTCGACCGTTGCCGCACCTAGACCGGATGCACCGCCGGTGATGATGACGTTCCCCAAGTTCACGAATTACCCCTTTCGGTCATGGCTGCGTCGCGGATCAACTTCGATGACGAGTAACCGGCGACGGTCGGCAGCAAAACCACCTCACCGCCGTTGCCACGGACGACAGCCGCCTCCGGCAGATCGGCTTCGGTGTAGTCGCCGCCCTTCACCCACACATCCGGACGTAGTGTCTCCAGCTGAGATTCGGGCGAGGACTCGTCGAATATCAGTACGGCATCGACACAGGCCAGTGCCGCAAGCACTCTCGCCCGGTCCAACGCGGTCGTCACGGGCCGTCCCGGCCCTTTGAGCCGCCGTACCGAAGCATCGGAGTTCAGCAGGACCACCAGCGAGTCGCCGAGCTGGCCGGCCTGGTGCAAAAGTCGTACGTGGCCGGTGTGCAGTAGGTCGAAGCAGCCTCCCGTGGCCACCAACTTGCCCGGTCTGGCCCGCAGGTGGTCGCGAACCTGGGCGGCGTCCGTGGTGATCATCGCCGGCCCGTCGGTCCCGCGACCCGGCGTACCCACGGCCACCGGAGTGGAAACCGCCACGGCGCCACCGGTGGCGACGAACCGGCTGGCGGCGGTGACCGCGGCCTGAACCGCCGTGACGATGTCGGCACCGTCGGCCAACGCGCGCGTTGCCGCGACCGCGAACCGATCTCCCGCGCCACAGGCGTCGGTACGGCCGGTGCCCGCTCGGGCCGACGGTGGCACCGGCACATGCGTGGTGTCACCGGTGTCGGTGGACAGCACGGCGCCGTCGGAGCCGAGCGTCACGCAGACGCCGTGGGCTTGCCATTTCTGCCTCAGCGCATCCGCCGAACACGACTGCGCCTCACCCTGGTTTGGAGTCACGAGTCGGCATCCAGCGACGGGATCGGCGCCGCGCGGATGCGGATCCCACACCACGGGTACGCGCTGCGCGGCCGACTCGATCAGCGTGCGCAACGCCGGATGCGCAGTCACCCCGCGCCCGTAGTCGGCCACACACACCGCAGCCGCGTCGTCGAACGCTTCGACGACGGGTGCGGGAAGGGTCCCCGCAGGCACCGTACCGTCGCCGTGGTCCAGCCGCAGCACGGACTGTCCGGTGGCGCGGATTCGGGTCTTACACGCAGTCGTGCCGCTCAGCCGCAGCCGAGCCACCGTCACGCCCGCCGACTCGAGCAGTTCGGTGAGTTCGTGCCCCTCGGCGTCGTCGGCGATCGCGGTCACCAGAATCACGTCCGAATCCGTGCGAGCTGCCAGCACAGCCGCCAGGCCCGCCCCACCGGGACGATGCCAGACCCGCTCCGCATCGACGACCGGAACCGGCGCCTCGGGGCTCAACCGGGTCGCACTGCCATCGATGTCGATGTCGAGCATGCAGTCCCCCACCACGACGATGGGCCTGGCCATCAGACACCCCCCGGCACGCCAGAGGTGCCCAACACGACATCGTCGAGCGCGATGCACAACGAATGCACGAGCAGCAGATGGATCTCCTGAACGGTCGCGGTGCTCGGCGCCTCGACACAGATCGCGTCGTCGCACATGGACGCCAACGGATTGGGCGCGGGCCCGGTCAGCGCCCACGTGGTCAGGCCGATGTCATGTGCCGCCTTGACCGCCGAGAGCACGTTCGGGCTGGTGCCGCTGGTCGACAGTGCCACCAGCACGTCGCCGGGTCGGCCGTGTGCCCGCACGCCGCGGGCGAACATGTCTTCGATGCCGTAGTCGTTGCAGATCGCGGTCAGCGCGGACGTCTCGGCGTGTAGAGAAATGGCCGACAACGGGATTCGTTCATCCTTGAATCGGCCCACGAGCTCTGCGGTGAGATGCTGCGCTTCCGCGGCGCTTCCACCGTTGCCGCAGGCCAGCAGCCGACCGCCGCCCGTCAGTACGGCTGCGAGGTGCTCTCCCCACCGGGTCAGTCGCGCGGTCTCGCAGTCGATGCGATCCACCGCATTGGTCAGAGCGTGCATGTGCGAAGCAATCATGTTGTCCTACCTCCGTATTGATCGACAGCGGCCAACATCTCGGCATCGGTGATGCCATCGAGGCACGGATGCCCGGGTACCGGGCACTGCCGCGCCCGGGTCAGCCGACACGGGGCCGTTTGGTCGCCAAGCCGGATCACGTTGCGGCCGTACGGAAGCCACTGCGATGCGGGCACTACCGGCGCGAACAGCGACACGACCGGTGTTCCGACGGCCGCGGCCAGATGCGCCGGGCCCGTGTTGGGTACCACGACGACCCGGGATCTGGCGTATACCGTGGCCAGCGTCGCCAGTGAGGTTCTTCCGCCGAGATCGACTGCGGCGTCACCGGCCACCCGGGCGGTCAGGGCGTGTTCGGAGTGGTCGCCGGTGACCAGCACCCGGTAGCCGGCGGCGGTGAGTGCGTGCACCATTGCCGCGCTGCGGCCGACTGTCGGGCGCCGAGCGGGCACCGCCGCACCGGGGTGAAACACCACATACGGTGCCACCCGGGTGATTTCATCGAGATCGGGCGGCAATGCCGAGGCGACGTCGACCCTCAGCGCGCCGTCGTCGCCGCTCGGCAAGGCGCATCCGGCGGCGTTGACCAAGGACAACGCCCGCTCCGGTTCCGGCACCCCCGGTTCGGCGTGATGCCGAAGATCCAGCAGCGTGCCCGGATAGTCCTCGCTGATGGCACCGATCCACGGCACCCCGGCCATGCGACCGATCAGGGCCAGTGGCAGCGGTGACTGGTGGAACGACGTGAAGATGAACATCCGATCGGGCCCGACGTCACGCAATTGTTTGACCAGTGACTCGACATGGCCGGAGGTGAGCTCCGGGGAGTCGAAATCCACCCAGGGCGCCTGCCATTCGATGACGTCGGCAACGGCGGGCAGCAACCGTGCGGCCTCGCTGCCGCGCGGTCCCGCCACGAAGACGACGGGGCCGTGGCGGCTCGCGACCGCACGCACGGCGGGGCCGGTGATCAAGACGTCGCCCGCACTGTCGAGCCGGGCCACCACCGCGGTCATCGCGCCCCCTGCAGAACGAGCTCAACCGCATCCTGAAGAGTCGCCGCGACCCGCGCGACGGCACGTGCCTCGGTGACCTCGTCGGGCAATGTGCGTTCAGTGGGAACCAGAATCGCGGCGGCCCCGGCTGCGAGCGCGGCACGCACGTCGCCTCCGGTATCGCCGATCAGCACGCATCGGCGCGGCTCGATGCCGAGCACTTCGGCAGCCGCTCGTACCATCCCTGGCTCGGGCTTGCGGCAACCACATCCGGCCTGCTCTGCATGCACACACACCTGCCAAGAATCGAACGGGCCCATAAGTTCGTTGACCCGCGCGTTGACCGCGTCGAGTTGGTCGGTGCTGATCAGTCCGCGTGCCACACCGGACTGATTGGACACCACAGCCAGGAGCAGTCCGCGTTGCCGAAGACGCTCGATCGCCTCCACAGCGCCGGCCACCGGCTGCACACCGGCAGGATCGTTGAGATACGGGATGTCCTTGATGATGGTGTCGTCGCGGTCGAACAGTACGGCAAGCCACGGATCCCGGTGCGAGTCAAGGAATTCCCACTCGCCGCGCAGCCGTTGCGCCACTGCGACAGGAGGAATCACGATGCTGGTGACCAGCATCTTGACCGCCTCGACGGGCGTGCGTCGTCCCGCAAGGAACCGGCGCACGGCGAAATCGGTTGTCAGTGAACACCACGAGGCGCGCGCGAGCCACGACACCGGCGGTGGTGTCGCGAGCGAGAGGACCGCCGCGATCGTCGTCGCCGTATGCAACGGCAAGCGTCCGCGTCCCTCGCCCACCGCCGAACGCCAACCGCGCCCATGCTTGCGGCGCATCAGTGCGTCGTCTCGATTGCCCCGCTGCGCACGCACACTGGCTCCCCACGAGGCGCGGGACAACGAATGGCGCGAGCGCCGGGCACCACGCGCAATCGACTCGCCGGTCAGTGTGATGCGCAGAGCGAGATCCGAGTCTTCGCGATAGGCCCGGGGAAATCGCTCGTCGAACCCGCCCACGGCCACCAGTGCGCTACGCCGATATGCCATATCGGCGGTGATCCATTGAGCGTCGGCGAGCCGCTGGGTTCGGCGTTGGTCATCGGTGCTGCGCCGCCCGTACGGCGCGGGCACTTCGATGACCGCCTGCGAGCCGACGGCCCCGGCCGCCTCGGCATCGAGCAGGTCCTGGTAAAGCGCAGTGAGCCAATCGATTTGCGGAAGAACGTCGTCGTCGAGGAAACAGATCCAGTCCGTCGCGCAGCTGCGCCAGCCGACATTGCGCGCCGCTGCGGGACCACGCCCGCCGGAGCGCAGCAGCTTGACCGGCAGTGTCGCGGTGGTCAGCAGCGGCGGGTCAGGATCGACGCGATCGTCCACGACGACCACCGCGTCCGGCGCCGGGCCCGCGGAGTGCTCCAACGCCAACAGCAACCGCTGCAACGTCGCTCGCCCGATCGTCGGTATCACGATCGCGAAGCTCACAGTCGCCTCCGGACCACGAACGGCCCGATCGCCAGCAGGTCGATCGGTGCGCTGCCGAAACATTCGAGGGCGTCCCGCGGCGAATCGACCATCGGCCGACCGGCGGTGTTGAAGCTGGTATTGACGATCACCGGCACCCCGGTGCGATCGCAGAACCGACTGATGGTGCCGTACAACAACGGATCGGTCCCGTCGACCGTCTGGATCCGAGCGGTACCGTCGACGTGCGTGACGGCCGGGATCCGCGGCTGCCATTCGGCTGCTACGTCGTGCACGAACAGCATGTAGGGGCTGGGAATCGGCCCGCCCGAGAAGATCTCGTGCGCGCGTTCGGCCAGCACCATGGGCGCAACGGGCCGGAATTGCTCACGGCCCTTCACCGCGTTGAGGCGCTCGACATTGGCCGCACTGCGTGGATCGGCCAGCAGG
It encodes the following:
- a CDS encoding UDP-glucose dehydrogenase family protein, translating into MRIGVVGAGYVGLTSAVCLAERGHATVCVDVDAQRVRTLTAGEAPIDEPGLPQLLASTLRDGTLRFSGRFEDLAECEVVFVCVPTPSRPDGSADITAVDAAVGQLNRTLHPGAVVVMKSTVPVGTTRMVIDRLHGTGISAVSNPEFLRESHAIYDFRHPDRILIGAADDRAADVLQTVYGVGDTEVLRMSPESAELAKYASNAFLAVKISYANSLAQLCSRVGADVADVARCMGADVRIGKHFLQPGPGWGGSCLPKDTAALLDTGRRNGVELAEVASARDTNLGQADRIVAALSQSMAGPLATARIAAFGLTFKAGTCDVRDSPALFISDRLASLGAQVSGYDPRLAMIDQDTLRRSSIGAVDDAYLAAKAADAIVVFTEWPEFRDLDWFRIAGQAPAAVVLDTRNLLDPTEIRHAGLRYLGNGKVPGF
- a CDS encoding SDR family oxidoreductase; the protein is MNLGNVIITGGASGLGAATVEAVARHGGTPMVIDRKRPQADVPYQAADLADTEAVDSAVCLLADQADRRIDGLFTAAGIDSCGKLADVSAKDWERVIHVNLLGTAAVVRSALPFLKASGGRIVTCASTLGIKAVSDATAYCASKFGVVGFSRALAAELAGEVGVTMLIPGGMYTPFFDGRSDQYKPPTDAVLNKPENVAETVVFALSQPAGCEIRELVVCASTESSWP
- a CDS encoding PfkB family carbohydrate kinase, which produces MARPIVVVGDCMLDIDIDGSATRLSPEAPVPVVDAERVWHRPGGAGLAAVLAARTDSDVILVTAIADDAEGHELTELLESAGVTVARLRLSGTTACKTRIRATGQSVLRLDHGDGTVPAGTLPAPVVEAFDDAAAVCVADYGRGVTAHPALRTLIESAAQRVPVVWDPHPRGADPVAGCRLVTPNQGEAQSCSADALRQKWQAHGVCVTLGSDGAVLSTDTGDTTHVPVPPSARAGTGRTDACGAGDRFAVAATRALADGADIVTAVQAAVTAASRFVATGGAVAVSTPVAVGTPGRGTDGPAMITTDAAQVRDHLRARPGKLVATGGCFDLLHTGHVRLLHQAGQLGDSLVVLLNSDASVRRLKGPGRPVTTALDRARVLAALACVDAVLIFDESSPESQLETLRPDVWVKGGDYTEADLPEAAVVRGNGGEVVLLPTVAGYSSSKLIRDAAMTERGNS
- a CDS encoding glycosyltransferase family 9 protein, translated to MAVSSADSPHVLVLRALGLGDLLTGFPALRGLRRAYPDARIVLAAPERFSRLAMLSGAIDELDPTPGLGRLHPRQRVPDIAVNLHGSGPESIADLTSLQPKSMLSHRHADHPDVQGPPWRADLHEVDRWCALLQWYGIACDPEDLAISRPPGYPDRSGVVVIHPGATTAARRWPVDRFATVAAALRNSGYDVVLTGDSNEIELARAVADQAGLPQSAVLAGTLGLLGLVALISDCRLLICGDTGVGHIATATGTPSVLLFGPTPPKLWGPRGPGEHVALWAGDRGDPHGDEPHRGLLLITPQRVLEAVEGVLGVKT
- a CDS encoding D-sedoheptulose-7-phosphate isomerase; the protein is MIASHMHALTNAVDRIDCETARLTRWGEHLAAVLTGGGRLLACGNGGSAAEAQHLTAELVGRFKDERIPLSAISLHAETSALTAICNDYGIEDMFARGVRAHGRPGDVLVALSTSGTSPNVLSAVKAAHDIGLTTWALTGPAPNPLASMCDDAICVEAPSTATVQEIHLLLVHSLCIALDDVVLGTSGVPGGV